TATTAACTTGCATTCACTTTCGCTGTCTGCATAAGTGGGAGATTACCTTTTGATACTAGATTCAGTAACAACTGGTCTACATCTGGATCTGGATTTATTGTAGCCGGTTCAAACAAGTTCATATAGTAACTTCTGGGATCGAAATTTTCATCCGTTACAGCGTGGGTTATGACTGGTAAAGTGCTGGCGATTAAAGGATTGATGTTAGCCGATTTAGTTATGTTATCCATGTCAACAAATGATGCATATTCCTTGGCTAATGAAaccaaatttgttttacTAGTATCATAGTTTATGTCATCACTCAGGGTGTTAAGGTTGGCAGTCATGGCAGCCAGAAATCTAGactttgaatttttttgatcAAAATTTGTGGTAGGAAGTCTATAAATGTCCAGGGGGTTTCTCACAGGGATCTGCAAGCCAAGCAGTAAGTTAGTAGGATCTGATAGTATCAGATCGGGAATTTTAACACATTCATTTGTATCCAAGTAACTGTTCGTGCTCTTGGCATTAGACAGGACGCATGTTTGTTCATAAGGAGTAGCGGCATGGTTTAGTGAATTGGGTTGCTGGTTGGACACATCCCTAATTACCGAATTGGaattgttaatatattcaagCATACGACTCATGCCAGAAGATTTTATTTTCTATATAAACTGAATGTTTACTTCAAAATTTGTGCGATAGTTATccatatttttacaaaaatctATGTTAGACAATGATTGTAGGGTGTCAATACAATAAAGACAATATATGTAGTGCCTCGCGTATATCgcaaatataaataatgtattttgGTGGTGAAAGTGATGGAAATTGCATTAAACCACTGCCACGCGATGTGGTTGAAAAGATCGCTGCGGGGGAAGTGATACTAAACCCAGCTGGTGCACTAAAGGAACTGCTAGAAAACTCAATAGACGCACACAGTACtgtgataaatattcaaatttcTCACAGCGGATTTGAGTATCTAAGGATTTCTGACAATGGCTTTGGGATGTGTAAGGAAGATTTGCTGCTTGCTTGCAAACGCTACACCAGTTCCAAGAATCCTGGCTCTCTCATCGGTATATCAACCTTCGGTTTCAGAGGTGAAGGACTAGCAGCTCTTTCACAATCTGCATTGGTCACAATTACTTCAAAGAAGGTCACTAGCCCAAAAGGTTTAAGGGTTAAGTACCTAAATGGCGAACAGACCAGTAGGTTTAACTATTGACGTAGGCATAGAAGAAGTTGATTGTGATGTAGGTACCATAGTAGAGTATGAAAACCTATTTTATAACAACCAAGTTAGACTTAAAACCTTAATGAAACAGGGTAGCTTGCACTATTTGAAATGTCTGGAGTTGGTTCAACACTATGCCATTCAATTCACTAATATTTCGTTTTCAATGTATAGATTAACACCAAAAAGCAATACATCCCGACTTTTGTCCATTAAAACGCTGGTGGAAATGGATTTGAGCGATATGGTCAACTGTAATTTTAACACTGATAACCAGAACGCCCATTTGAATGTGATTAAACAGGTATATGGTGATAAAAACActaaacatttaatttcatttaacaGTTCATTGAATAAAGACGTTATATATCAGTGCATTGGATTGATTAGCGGCTCTGCCTATTCTGGATGTAATATTACAATCACTTTTGTCAATAACCGCTTAGTTGACTTGCCAAATTTGCGGTATGATGATTCTAATGTAGTACCATGATtgataacatttatttgaatattgtgGGCCCAGGGCACttgaaatttgtatacttGTCAATAAAAATCCCTCTGCAAAAAGTGGATGTAAATATACATCCCACCAAAAAACTGGTCTCTTTCATCTGCCAAGAAGAAATCGAATCGCATATTGCTGAAGTATTTCGGGAGGTGCTTGAAAATTCAGTATATATAGTTGATAATTCGGTAATAAATCATGCAAAATCTGGAAAACTATGCAGTAATGACACCAAAGTTGAACCCACTCGCTCCAGAACTGATTTTCACCAATCATCcattaaaacatttttaccACTACAGACCACCCAATTTACAAGCAGTAACAGCCATatgaaacaatttataaaacaAAACGCCAGTTCATCATTAGATGTTTTCAAGTGCCAAACGCAGGATATCTGCCATCAAAGGTGTAAACAACTTAATATAGCCAATTTTGCATTGAAAATACCAGCGAGACAACTGAAATTTCTGACAAATTAGATGTGATGCatttgattaaaaaatctgTATTCGTAGGACCGGTGGATGAAAAATGGATCTTATTGCAGTATCACAAGAAACTAATACTTGTTGACATCCAGGAACTTGTTAGGCGATATATTTACGATTACCTAGCGTCGAATCGTGGGCGATATAGACGAGTTGCATTTGAACctaaattggaaatttcAGAGTTAACAAGCTACCATGATGAAATTTCTAGTCTTGATAAAATCGTAGTCGATCCTGAATACATGATTTcacttgataattttggaaTTGGTATTGAAGTAATTGACGGAGTCGCATACCTTGCTAATTTCCCCTGTATAATAGACAAGTAGGCACTCAATAATCTAGCCACTACCCAGATATACCAATACTCGCAAAGTGTATTACAGAAATATTAGCCATCCGACGTATGAATGCCAATGTAAAAACGAGTGCCATAGCCAAGATAATGTCAGAATCTATGAGCATGGTACCAGAAGGATCCATTACAAGTGAATACCTAGAacacattttttacaatGGGTTAAAGAGATCCAATAAACACTTTAGCTCCAATGAAGCCAGAGTATTATTTAGTTCTAGAGATTTTGTAATTGAATTGGCATCGttggataaattatatagGCTATTTGAAAGATGTTAATTGTccatttaatattgataatagGTTGATTGATTTGTAAAAGTTGTTGGAATATAAACCTCAGACTTATATTTGAGAATCGaattgattttataatgaataattaaatttggatatttgatttgttgttatttaattatcaaaataatttgtactCATTTGCATAATATATGCATAATTGACAAGAAGATAATTGtagtaaataatcaaatattaataatcactttaataattaatataacaCTGATTCAACCAAATTAATGAGTATaaacacaattttataataatatcaagtcattttgaatttttaataagTAAAATCACCTCATAATTTATAGCCAACTGAtcttataataaatacgATACTgtgattaataaatttttagtaattatatttaaataagtTAGCCATAACGATCAGAAAACGGCAATTctatatttgaatttgaacATATTAGTGTAGGTTAATACTATTTATATgccaaatataattgatatttttaatacaCTAGTAGATTTCactaaaattgtaataatagCACGGGAACATAGTATATTAGTTGAGATCATCGTCATCATCGATGGCACAGCTGGCTGCGGCGGCTAGTTCTCTCTCAGATTGTGCAACCAAAGCCGGATCTATTTGAATTTCAGGCGCCTTAGCACAGTCTCCCACGAAAACCAACTGCGGCTGGTTAGTCAATCGTCGTGCCAACCAAAGGAAAGGCCGTTCAAAATTGAAGTTTGAACGGGCAGAAAGGTCATAGTACTGTAGATTTCTCTTCCTGTGAAATTGTATGTGTGCGGCTTTAACTTGCCTCTCCTTGACATCAGCCTTGTTGCCACAGAGGACCATGGGTATGTTGTCACAGACTCGGACAATATCTCTATGCCAATTAGGAACATTCTTATATGTTATTCTAGATGTGACATCAAACATAATAATGGCACACTCTCCTTTAATACTGAATAAGTGAGTATCATACTAATAACCGTCGCGAAGGCCACCATACTTCTCTTGTCCAGCGGTATCCCAGGCATTGAACTGGATGACGCCGAAGTTGGTGCGAAATTTCAAAGGGTGTACTTCTACACCAAGAGTAGCTAAATCAAAGGTTACATACGAATATATTTCTTTTCGAATTCTCCCGTCAAGTGACGCTTCACCAAGGTGGTCTTACCGACGCCGCCGTCACCCACCAACAGCAACTTAAACTGTGGAATGTTTTCAGTCATGGCAAAGCTCGTCACTAGCTCTCTTTGGTCTTTTTAGATATCAATCagtatttgattattatgcTTGTGCCCCACAGCAAGTTACTCTATACATCTCTTATACCTTGACTACATGTTTACACAGCACACAACTGTTTACACACATATCATTTGAAATGAATAtctaataaaaattatgcgATAAATTCACAACCCTGAGGctaatattaattaataatttgatcGAGTGATGACATGATATATTCCATATTGCTACAAGTGTTCCCTATTGGTAGCTTAAATGTTGAATTAACAAACTTATCCATGTAGTGCATTGTGAATAATTTGCCAAGGCGGAATCTGAAGACATTGTCTTCGGAACTAGGTGTTTCCACTTGGTTCTCTGGGTCCAGATCGATTTGCATTTTTTTCCTATATTGACTCAGCTTGGCATTCAGCTTGGTTTCCAATGTGTCCTAGTTgagtaatttatataatatcgGCTTGTTAATCACTAATCTACCAGTCACAGCTCATGTGTGGTTGAATGTTTATTATTACATGTAATTgtatcaaatattaataacatGTGTGAAAATGGTTAATGCTAGTATAGTCTTACTGTTAATTCATTTGGTGGTACATCTAATCCCCATTCATCGGCCTGTCTGTCAAGGTTGATTGGGTCTACTCTAAGCGATGTCTCATAGGTAAACTTGCGACTTAGACATCCTATCTCATTGCCCTTTTGCACTGCCGCTCTCTTCACTCCACACTCCTCTTTATTTTCCATGCAATCTTTAAGCCAATTAATCCAGGTATCTCTGTCATTGCCAATAGTGTCAATTGATTCGTCAATGGGATCCATGATCGTATCTTCAACATAAGGGCTAGGGGTTATATCTGTGAGCAAATCTGCACAACCATTCCTCTTCCAATAAACCTACGTCACAAGTTTTTAATGGAAATTGTATGAAGAGTACCTACCCATTGAGCTTCCGTGGCCAATAGAGTGGTCAAAAATTTCGTAAACCCACTAATTTTAGTAGAGAATTTAACCAACACCTTCTGTATCTCATTGATAATAGCCCGAATCTTTGTAGGTTTTTTAGCATAAATAGATTCCTTATCAGGCTGGAAAACGACGTGAGATGCACGATTAAACAGGCACAAATACTCCTCATTTGGATTTAATGGCTTTGTCACGCGGTAAAGGTCCATTAGGGCCATAAAACTTTCGACGATAAATTGTTTCCAGAAATCGACATCGTTGCAAACCATAGAGAATATAATCCCATTTCCTCTATCAATTCCATCTTTGTACCATGCAAAAAGTGGTCCTTTGACCCTTAAATTACTGAGTTTCTTACTTGGAATTGGGGTTTAATGTGCGATAGAAGTTTAGTAGACATTGGTACGAATCTAGTAATTCACTAAAATAGCTCTCATCTTCGGCTTCCATCTGAATGAACGCATGCATACATTGTGTGAGAGGTGAGAGAAAGATAATGTAAACTTGTAgctagtatatattttgtaattggGCAATTTGAGTATTGGTTCAAAGTTGCACAATTTGTACTTATAATCACTAGTGATCTCATCCGTGTAATTTTCCATTGTTTCGCAGGGTTGCCGTTGTACAAATTCTTCTAAAAATctacataaattaataactttACTTAAGGGCATCTGGTTCTGTAGTAATAAATGTTGTTTGTATTTGACTTAGACCGTGTTTATTTGATATCCCCAAATGGGACATTGGCAAGCATTCAATTAGTATACATCTTAgtctaaataattgtattatgTACTGAAATGATAATTGTGGATGTGAAAGAAATTCCGTATGTATCATGCGGTTTTCGATTGATTTTACAAAGAATATCAACTTTGCACCAGCAGTTTGCATCCTCCTTTTATTTGTACATATAGTCTCCATGTCAATATAATGTTTTTTCACGGTTTTGAGTTGACAATATACGtgattgacaattttagcGATGGAAGCTATTGTTGATACCTAAATGCCACAGAAGTTTACTTTAGCCAATTCAGTTAGAATGTCTATGAAGATCACCAGGTCTAAAGAATCAGGTACCAGAGATAATAAGATGTcaattatgcaattaatcGTATCTATATTTCCGGCCATAGTCGTGAAAGCATCGGAACAATGGGTTAGGTTGTTTATCAAGTATACTGATATTATCTTGAAGGATAATATGAAGTTTGCATGAGATTTGCTGCTAATATCTCCTTCTTTATTCTCATTGTTCTTCAAAATAGTTCTTATTTGTTCAACTACAGATTTTCTATAGTTTATATTAGTGAGTAAACTGTTGTTTAACTCATCTGTATTAATAGCCGTAGCACCTTGTTTTAATAGTAACTGCCATAATTCTATGAGATGATGCCTAATATCATCTTTGGGTAGATTAAGGGTGCCATTCTGAGTCAATTCTGAAGATATTGGTAGTATACCCTGGAATATATCCATCACAATTACTATGTAACACTACAACCATTAGAAGACAACAATATGATAGCGCATGTTTAACCACGATACGGAAggatatcatttttttaaGTGCAAAGGTCAATTCCAAAAATCTGAAGTATATTGTCCgaattgatatataaaaGTGACCCATATGAAACACAAAGGTCACTGGTTAAAGGAAATATGGCTTCAGATTCCAATGATACAGTTaaagtaaataaatttagtgAAAATGAAGTGTTAAAGAAAGTTCATAGAGACATTTCATCggctaaaaattattattccACAAAAAAACAGAAGAATGGTCCCAAAATTAAGTATAAACCGAAGAAATTGcttaaaaatgtaaaaagTAATAATCATACAACCAgtaatgatttatcatcaaaGTCTAAGgatgataaatcattttctGCGTTAATGAAACTGGGTGGTAATGGCAAAAATCCCTATCCTAAATCTACAGACAATGTAAATTGCCCTAGCAAGCTagtaacaaataataaaaacacTAATCGACCAAATAAAGGCGGTAAAAATAAgaaaaattataacaaatatataactcATGTACATAACCCGATTAAATCGTCTCCAGATAGCATTAATGAGTCTGAGAATGCTGATGATAAAGTACCTAGTAATGGCGCTATTTCTGAACCAACTTCACCCGGTGCTGACTTTAGTGTTATTTATCCGTCTGAATTCATAATAAACTCATTTTCAGATCTATCCAACGTGTATAAAGTCAGTAAGATACTGGATGAAAATCTGCAACGCTGGCTACGTCATGTACAAAAGGTTGCCGAGGAGGAGAAACCAATGATAGAATCCGCCATCAAACGTTTTGAGGATGTTGTTTATAAAGTATTACACAATGCGAAAATCTTTGTATTTGGCTCTTACTCATCGTCGCTAAGATTGCCGCACGGGGATGTCGATTTGACAATTAAAGGAGCAGATGGATCTCCTGTGGATATACTGAAAAGTCtaattaaacatataagACCAATTGCACATAATCGAGAGgtttttgttattttaagTGCTAGAATTCCAATTATCAGGTATACTGACGCAGTATCGGGCACCAAAATCGATGTAAACGCAAACCCAGGCGCATCACTTAAAAGTACAAAggttattaataattggaTCGAAATTTTTCCATCAGTAGAACCGcttattaaaattaacaaGCATTTAATCAGAAATTTTGACTTGAACGATACGGCTCTCGGTGGAATTGGATCATTCCTACTGTTCCACATGGTAAACTAATTTGTGACTTAGTGTTTCGCATTctatttgaattttggGGAATCATGCAAAATAAATGAGAGTTACTCTGATGGATTCGCAATTCTGTGTTTGTGGAAATACTATGGTATGTTACACAACTACAAGAAATTTGGAATTGGCCCAAATGGAGAGATTATCCCCATTCCCACTTCAAACCAAAATGGCGCCTTAAAACTCGTGGCTTACAGTCCAGTAAATACTACTATGGAAATTGGGAAAAGAGCCCATCAAATGTCAAAGGTTATAGCTTTATTCAGGCATGCATTATCAGCAGTGAGTCATTTAGTCATTTAGTGCCTATCCATTACTGAGGGAAAAGTGGAACCTTATAACTGTGACactttgcaatttttgtttaGCGATTCGTATAGCAAAGGCTCTGacaaacatatttttgatcTAAATATTGCTAAGgaataattaattttacacaCAGTTGTTACACCTTCCCTATCTGTGGTAGTAGGAATCTCGAAACGAGACAGACTTAAATAGATCTCAATAAAGTCGCAGAGTGTAGATAAATCGTTAATTGCGTATAGATTAACATGTACATTATTCTTTGTTTTACGTTATTAATATCTTATATATGTGGTTCTTTGGGAAATAGTGATTTCACGAATACTTCGTGTTTGGTGGAGGGTATATGGATTCAAGGAGAGAAAATAGATTTTTCAAGCAATATTAGGGAATATAAAATCGTTTTAGAAAAGCATATCCATAAACTAGAAACTTTCATTTACATTTCTTATGCTTCAAAAAAGTTGGACACCAATAAACTTGCAAGTAATCGCAAGTTGTtaaatgataatgaaatttcTAATAAAATCCATTTTGACTATCTGGGGAAATCAACCAACTTTATGCTTGATTTGGTGCCAGAATTGAACCTTAAATCGTGCAATATTAGCTTAATTATGAATAAAATGCATATAAAACCCACATTTCCTAATTTTTGGCTACTAGACATAAACGATTTATCAAGGTAAATTATGTGATTATACagtataaaattgaagatTACTGTTGAAAATAGCGTTGGAAAATCATTGAATGAATATTACATCCacatatttaatgataaattcaaGAATGTCATTGAGGTTGACAATGtttcaatatttgataataaaaacGTTTCTTTTAAAATGGAACCTCCATTTTCACCTACAATCTATCGCTACAAAATTCTAATAAATCCGATGATAAATGATCACAGTAAGCATGTCACAATCTAGTTAAAATAACGGCtaaatgcaaatataatgtatttatcaatgatattgaaCAGCAAAGCCTCACTGTGAATATTCCTAACGATAAATTTCAAACGATAATCAAAGTAAATTCGCACTCATACTAGATATCTTGtgtaaatgttaaaaataaaactATCGGAGTGCCTGAatcatattattttcattttatatactcgacaaatgaaaatataacatctcctaaatcaataattccATTGGCCACTGGATCGCCATGTCTGGTAAGTGAAAAAACATTTAAGTTAACGGAAAGTGATGATATACATATGTACAATTGTTATGGAACTGTGGATCCTGTTTCATTTGTCATGCAAACCAAACCAACCTACCTATATGCAATAAAGTCGCAGGTTGGTAAATACTATAATTTAGGATAAAAgatacatattttacaacacTACAactgtaaaaatatataaaaaaagTGATATACAACTGGAAATATTGAATGGTCGAGAAAAACGTGTCTATAAgtttttttttaataataccaatgaaaaatatattcaatttaaatacttaCCTTTctataacaaaattatcgttttattgtttattttaacatttatgTTTTCATCGCTGATGCCATCATTACtgcaaattatattatcccGCAATTATAATGgtatcaattattttccatatatatttaacataattattacatatattgcCATTAGGTGTCTCGATCAAAATAaggtaatttttatgtCAAATTAGAATATTAATCGCAACATATCATctattatgtataatatctATTCATTTTTTCTAAAAATAGATTCAAATGATCCTTGGTCATTCACATCTTGCGCAGTaagatattttattaactAAGAATTTGATATGGAGCTATACAcactataaattattatttatattaattagattTATATGTTCACgcattaatattttttataatgggataaattcatctaattatatatttatggatTACAATAGTGTATCCATAGGTAATCTGGATTGGCCTTTAAAGACATTCATATCATTTCCATTATTTGGAGCATGCTACACTATACTACATGCaagttatttataatttagaatgCTATACATGGAGAAGTAATACAtgtagataatttgttaataaaaGAAGTATTTAATAACAATGATCTCATGTTATCGAGGctaaaaatacattcaattagcaatatcattaaatgggttatttttgaaacaaaCATTCCACTCCTCTGTACCACATTAATTCTATTGAttgatttaatatacaatttctATCAATACTTcaataaatgttacaaCGCCGTAAAACATGGTTACTTGATATGGCGTTGGAATGATAACTGCGGAGGTGATCACCTGTCTAATAATGGATACTGGTCCGATAGATTCTgtaatcaattatacacCGAATATAATTCaaggtaattaatttaatatacagtTCAGAAATATTTGACTGTCACTATCAAGATTTTTGCGGATTGACTGAAATCtttgattttgaaaaattgaaaaataaaaattatgttttgGAACACCAAAACAATAAACCCCCATGGaacaattttgatgatgCAGAAAAAATGGATTTAAACTTTCTTTCACCAAAATATTATGATCTAAATGATACTGTTGATGCCAAATCGAATATCTCGGAAGAGttgaatgaaaatattcCAATATGcgttaaaataaataaattgttacactattcatcattatataGATCTTTTGGATTAATACAATGCGGTTggattgatattttattagaTTGGAAATTTACAAAGGAAATATACATGCAAGATATAGATTTAagtaaatttaaattgataacCAAATCTACCCAGTTACATGTAACTCGCATATTTACTTAGGGCCCTTTGTCTAATGGAGAATTTAAACCCATTTTCAATGGGACTAGAGTTCCacacatattttttgaGTTATTCACAATAAGGTGTATATTGGGTATATTGTTTGGGataatcattaataaaaCTAACTCTTTCATTCAAAATTTCGGATTAGTACTCATCACTacattattttgtttaatgaTGACAAGAATAATCGGTTAGCCAATTCTTATCTAGTATCATGGCCATATAATAAAGATAAAGATAACatcattttattaatatgtCTATTAGTAGAAACGCTATTAGTTGTTTCTTtccaattcaatttatttggaaTAAAATGGATTTCTAACGTATTTTTGGGTAATTACTTAAAAATCTAGCCGTGCTGGAATTTACAATACAATTTGGAATCATAATTGCATTCTTACATAGCCtcttatttatatattattttgcaCTAAATAACAAAAGGTAAcatatatgaataattcAGCAAACTGTATTCGTACTGTAATTGCATTTTGTCAATTGAATTTCCTGAAACAAACACTTATTGTATATCCCATGGATTCTCCAAAGTACCTATTTATTCTGCACGTGTAATCAGACATTAATTAAGATAACATTTGACAACAATCCATCCTATGGAATCAACCATGATAAAGTATATATATCTCCAATTATAACGAATCTACCGCCTATAATAGCAATTTCAAGCGACGATTTCCGCTCATTTACAAACAATGTAAATGGAATACAAATCCCCGAAATCATCATATTTTTTGGCGGGGCAGATATCTATAGACTTAGTAGGATCATAATATACGAGTAAACATACCATAATTTAGCATAGAGaagaaaaataatattatttctgAGATTCTAAAAGACATAAACGAATATTCGAATGTGGCTGATGAGATCAATATGTAAgggaaaataaatttaggAAAATATTAAAGTATCACAAAACCCATGTACCAACTAATTCCAtcttatcaataataataaatgatggTCATAATATTGGAAATAGTAAGCATTCAGATCATTATGAAGATGAAAGTACGGTATCACGTGATTATTATAGTGAATTAAAAAACtaattaaatcaattacttTCCACTTCTAATACATATAGCTGCTTCTTACCAATCCGAATAAATACATAAGATTTACCACCAACATTGTATGggacatttttaatgtgACTTTCGTCGATCACACTATTCAATTGGCACAATtcattgtttatataacatatgCCTtgttttatcaaatttctgGCAGCAGAATTTGAGTCACAAATGCCAAGCATCTTTAGCGCCGCAACAATGCTCAGGCCCTGAGTCACAACCCACTAACCATAACAATTGTTGATTTGGATACTTTTTGCGATGGGACATACTTAAGGAATTCGATAAAACTCGCAGAATCCGCATCAAGTTTGGTTAATTGATCAATGTTTATCATTACATTTGATCTATCCTTGTTGAATGCCCAGAATTTATTGATCAGATTAACAGCATCATAGCCGTACATGAGTAATGTCACTTCGTCACTCAGTTTGCCCTTTGCATAATTAATATCTGTGGCAACTAATTCATTGATTTCATTTATAGGGATGTCcgtaaaatatttaataaatgtgGATACATTCTCATCTTGCGTATTTCTGAAAAATTGCCAGACATTGAGAGCACAAGTGGTAGGCGATAGCCATATTGTACTATCACTTTTATTTAGTGATTGTGTTTCAAAACAACTATTAGACTTGCTAAGTTTGTTCTTAGAAGTGTCCAACAGGAGTTTTGTAGTTATACCATACAAATCAGAGACATTAAGTGATtctaaatattgttaatacTTACTTGCTAGATCTACGCCCGAAACAATATTACCCCACTGATCAGAGCCTCCAATTTGTATCCTAACATTGTATGTTTGGGACAAATGGACAAAATCTAGTGCTTGGAGGGTCATATAGGCTAGTTCTGAAAAGTTCATCCCGGTTTTGTTAGCGTCCTCTTCACTCTTACCCAATCTCTTAATTATACAGTCTCTACTCAGCATACGGTTTAGTTGGAAATTGTTACCCACTAATTCCAGGTATTCACTCAAAGATATGTTTTTATGAATGCTAGCATTGTCTACAATCCAAACTTTTGGAAATTCATCCGGATTATATGGTGTAAACAGTTCAAGTTGCGGAGTtatgattttattattgCACATGAGCGGCCTTGTCATTATGTGTCCAATAGTACTAATTAGATCATCTCTCCTAGCGTTTAGTATATGATCAAATGAGGGTACATGCGATTGAGttatataactaaattttgtatttgttttttgtgataaattgtcaCATAATGTATGAAGACTGGATCGAGCAGATACTGTGAATGAGGGATCACCTACAATTGTCGTACCACCACCCATTAAAATAACAACATCCAATCCAatggtaaaaaattttctcAATGTAACAAGTTGAAATAATGTACCAATGTGAGCCTTTGAGCTAGTTATATCAATACCTATATATACAGATAAGGGAGATTCCTTTCTATCATAACTTAGtaacaaattgtcaatgCCATTTTCATCAGTCAACTTGTCCAAAATATCCCTACCATACAGATCCTGCAGT
The DNA window shown above is from Babesia microti strain RI chromosome III, complete genome and carries:
- a CDS encoding DNA mismatch repair protein MLH1 (overlaps_old_locusTagID:BBM_III03640), with amino-acid sequence MYFGGESDGNCIKPLPRDVVEKIAAGEVILNPAGALKELLENSIDAHSTVINIQISHSGFEYLRISDNGFGMCKEDLLLACKRYTSSKNPGSLIGISTFGFRGEGLAALSQSALVTITSKKVTSPKGLRVKYLNGEQTSIEEVDCDVGTIVEYENLFYNNQVRLKTLMKQGSLHYLKCLELVQHYAIQFTNISFSMYRLTPKSNTSRLLSIKTLVEMDLSDMVNCNFNTDNQNAHLNVIKQVYGDKNTKHLISFNSSLNKDVIYQCIGLISGSAYSGCNITITFVNNRLVDLPNLRTMIDNIYLNIVGPGHLKFVYLSIKIPLQKVDVNIHPTKKLVSFICQEEIESHIAEVFREVLENSVYIVDNSVINHAKSGKLCSNDTKVEPTRSRTDFHQSSIKTFLPLQTTQFTSSNSHMKQFIKQNASSSLDVFKCQTQDICHQSQFCIENTSETTEISDKLDVMHLIKKSVFVGPVDEKWILLQYHKKLILVDIQELVRRYIYDYLASNRGRYRRVAFEPKLEISELTSYHDEISSLDKIVVDPEYMISLDNFGIGIEVIDGVAYLANFPCIIDNHYPDIPILAKCITEILAIRRMNANVKTSAIAKIMSESMSMVPEGSITSEYLEHIFYNGLKRSNKHFSSNEARVLFSSRDFVIELASLDKLYRLFERC
- a CDS encoding RAN, GTP-binding nuclear protein Ran (overlaps_old_locusTagID:BBM_III03645), encoding MTENIPQFKLLLVGDGGVGKTTLVKRHLTGEFEKKYIPTLGVEVHPLKFRTNFGVIQFNAWDTAGQEKYGGLRDGYYIKGECAIIMFDVTSRITYKNVPNWHRDIVRVCDNIPMVLCGNKADVKERQVKAAHIQFHRKRNLQYYDLSARSNFNFERPFLWLARRLTNQPQLVFVGDCAKAPEIQIDPALVAQSERELAAAASCAIDDDDDLN
- a CDS encoding hypothetical protein (overlaps_old_locusTagID:BBM_III03635), which produces MDNYRTNFEKIKSSGMSRMLEYINNSNSVIRDVSNQQPNSLNHAATPYEQTCVLSNAKSTNSYLDTNECVKIPDLILSDPTNLLLGLQIPVRNPLDIYRLPTTNFDQKNSKSRFLAAMTANLNTLSDDINYDTSKTNLVSLAKEYASFVDMDNITKSANINPLIASTLPVITHAVTDENFDPRSYYMNLFEPATINPDPDVDQLLLNLVSKDSESECKLIPQHNAETKEKSKLINIKGSTIKPKILVKDLGVKNSRPVVYGLSCEHASLPSTPTNIASGTQTEMLFKTYVDQRSKNSLNNMDKSPISPDGIISDRINSFSGGKVKIGYRDTFDLTSLQT
- a CDS encoding THO complex subunit 1 transcription elongation factor (overlaps_old_locusTagID:BBM_III03650), translating into MDIFQGILPISSELTQNGTLNLPKDDIRHHLIELWQLLLKQDELNNSLLTNINYRKSVVEQIRTILKNNENKEGDISSKSHANFILSFKIISVYLINNLTHCSDAFTTMAGNIDTINCIIDILLSLVPDSLDLVIFIDILTELAKVSTIASIAKIVNHVYCQLKTVKKHYIDMETICTNKRRMQTAGAKLIFFVKSIENRMIHTEFLSHPQLSFQLRCILIECLPMSHLGISNKHGLSQIQTTFITTEPDALKFLEEFVQRQPCETMENYTDEITSDYKYKLCNFEPILKLPNYKIYTSYKFTLSFSHLSHNMEAEDESYFSELLDSYQCLLNFYRTLNPNSKVKGPLFAWYKDGIDRGNGIIFSMVCNDVDFWKQFIVESFMALMDLYRVTKPLNPNEEYLCLFNRASHVVFQPDKESIYAKKPTKIRAIINEIQKVLVKFSTKISGFTKFLTTLLATEAQWVYWKRNGCADLLTDITPSPYVEDTIMDPIDESIDTIGNDRDTWINWLKDCMENKEECGVKRAAVQKGNEIGCLSRKFTYETSLRVDPINLDRQADEWGLDVPPNELTDTLETKLNAKLSQYRKKMQIDLDPENQVETPSSEDNVFRFRLGKLFTMHYMDKFVNSTFKLPIGNTCSNMEYIMSSLDQIIN